A window of the Polaribacter batillariae genome harbors these coding sequences:
- a CDS encoding GNAT family N-acetyltransferase — protein MKIYEVKSITDTLLKAINILIPQLTSSSILLTKKELEDIITSENTVLFIAEEKEIILGTLTLVLNKIPTGSKAWIEDVVVDEAARGKGVGKKITQFAVDYALNKGITKIDLTSSPERIAANNLYQKLGFKKRKTNVYRLHR, from the coding sequence ATGAAAATTTATGAAGTAAAATCAATTACAGATACTCTTTTAAAGGCAATTAATATTTTAATTCCGCAACTAACTTCAAGTTCTATTCTTTTGACTAAAAAAGAATTAGAAGACATTATAACATCAGAAAACACAGTACTTTTTATTGCAGAAGAAAAAGAGATAATTTTAGGAACTTTAACTTTAGTACTTAATAAAATCCCTACAGGGAGTAAAGCATGGATTGAAGATGTTGTTGTTGATGAAGCAGCCAGAGGGAAAGGCGTGGGAAAAAAAATCACCCAATTTGCTGTAGATTACGCTTTAAATAAAGGCATTACAAAAATAGATTTAACGTCAAGTCCCGAAAGAATAGCTGCAAACAACTTATATCAAAAACTAGGGTTTAAAAAACGCAAAACGAACGTGTATAGATTGCATCGATAA
- a CDS encoding right-handed parallel beta-helix repeat-containing protein, translating into MKMYRLFVIYYYCVISFFIWSCNNVQNSTSTENSYPEIHNRVFSKTGVTYYIDPNIGNDTNSGLEKAHPWKTFKPVNELQLTEGNTIEILSIGDFKESLFLTGKGTKENPITVKFATGTYNFYPKNAYKKKFQISNTNDAPDSLKSVAFYLLNAENVHLNGNGAEIVFRGKVMEMGIENSKNINIQNLSFDYKRPTVSEFKVVQTTKHFADIQIHPDSKYSIVDSTLTWVGENWQHKVQPLWQEFNPKAKTVIRKYMPSKKLRFLEMENSKVRMFFDKNLGFVAGYTYQNRNTFRDYAAFFTDSSKNITWKNVTIHFMHGMGVVSQFSENLTFNNFSVKPKDNSKRTCAAWADILHFSGCKGDIIIKNSFLSAANDDAINIHGTHLRIVEKLSNRKIKVRFMHPQTFGFEAFHEGDSIEFIRNTTLIPYSKNKIATANLLNPKEMELTLENPISTDIHLEDVLENTTWTPNVTILNNTITRIPTRGILVTSRGKTRIENNEFIKTSMSGILIANDANSWFESGYVTDVTIKNNRFMECGEPVINIRPENTEIIKERFVHKNIRISDNQFNIKKGKVLYAKNIENIDFTRNTIKTKDRIQLKDILHFSASKNIEIKNNKIY; encoded by the coding sequence ATGAAAATGTATCGCCTTTTCGTTATTTATTATTACTGTGTTATTTCTTTTTTTATTTGGAGCTGTAACAATGTACAAAACTCTACCTCCACAGAGAATAGCTACCCAGAAATACATAATCGTGTTTTTTCCAAAACAGGGGTTACTTATTATATAGACCCAAATATTGGTAATGACACCAACTCTGGATTAGAAAAAGCACATCCTTGGAAAACTTTCAAACCGGTAAACGAACTACAATTAACAGAAGGAAATACTATTGAAATTCTATCTATTGGTGATTTTAAAGAATCTTTGTTTTTAACAGGAAAGGGAACAAAAGAAAATCCGATTACTGTAAAATTTGCAACAGGTACATATAATTTTTACCCTAAGAACGCCTATAAAAAAAAGTTTCAAATTTCTAATACAAACGATGCTCCTGACAGTTTAAAGTCCGTGGCTTTTTATTTGTTGAATGCCGAGAACGTGCATTTAAATGGAAATGGAGCCGAAATAGTTTTTAGAGGTAAAGTGATGGAAATGGGCATCGAAAATTCAAAAAACATCAACATTCAAAATTTATCGTTTGACTACAAACGTCCTACTGTATCAGAATTTAAGGTTGTTCAAACAACAAAGCATTTTGCTGATATACAAATTCATCCTGATTCTAAGTACAGTATTGTTGATAGCACTTTAACTTGGGTAGGCGAAAACTGGCAGCATAAGGTGCAGCCATTATGGCAAGAGTTTAACCCTAAAGCAAAAACCGTAATTAGAAAATACATGCCTTCTAAAAAGCTTCGCTTTTTGGAAATGGAAAATAGTAAGGTACGCATGTTTTTTGATAAAAACCTAGGCTTTGTAGCAGGTTATACCTATCAGAATAGAAATACATTTCGTGATTACGCTGCCTTTTTTACCGATAGCAGTAAAAATATAACATGGAAAAATGTAACCATTCATTTTATGCATGGTATGGGCGTTGTAAGTCAATTTAGTGAAAATCTTACATTTAATAACTTTTCTGTAAAACCCAAAGACAATTCAAAAAGAACCTGTGCTGCATGGGCAGATATTCTTCATTTTTCGGGATGTAAAGGAGATATCATCATTAAAAACTCATTTTTATCAGCAGCCAATGACGATGCTATTAACATACACGGAACTCATTTACGTATTGTGGAAAAACTGTCTAACAGAAAAATAAAAGTGCGTTTTATGCATCCACAAACTTTTGGATTCGAAGCCTTTCATGAAGGAGATAGTATTGAGTTTATTCGTAATACAACATTAATTCCGTATTCAAAAAACAAAATTGCAACAGCTAATTTGTTAAACCCAAAGGAAATGGAACTTACTCTTGAAAACCCCATTTCTACTGATATTCATTTAGAAGATGTGCTTGAAAACACAACATGGACACCCAATGTAACTATATTAAACAACACAATAACCCGCATTCCTACGCGTGGTATTTTGGTTACCTCCAGAGGAAAAACGCGAATCGAAAACAATGAGTTTATTAAAACAAGTATGAGTGGTATTCTAATTGCTAACGATGCCAACAGCTGGTTTGAATCTGGCTATGTAACTGATGTTACCATTAAAAACAATAGGTTTATGGAATGTGGAGAGCCAGTAATAAATATTCGTCCCGAAAATACAGAAATTATCAAGGAACGTTTTGTTCATAAAAACATTCGAATATCGGATAATCAATTCAATATAAAAAAAGGAAAAGTGCTTTATGCTAAAAATATTGAAAATATCGACTTCACAAGGAATACGATTAAAACAAAAGATCGTATTCAACTAAAAGATATATTGCATTTTAGTGCTTCAAAAAATATAGAGATAAAAAACAATAAGATTTATTAA
- a CDS encoding sulfatase, translated as MQFLKKYLSAIIIIFTLTSCSSIKKKTPLKNKQNFLFILVDDLGWMDVGYNGSTFYETPNIDALSKNSVQFTNAYASASICSPTRASILTGKHPARLNITDWIPGNDPKNRKLLGPKDLDSLPLNEVTIAEILQKDGYETFFAGKWHLGDEGFFPENQGFKTNIAGNHVGHPPGGYYSPYKNPKLKDGPIGEYLTDRLTNESTSFLDTISYKPFFLYLNYYTVHTPIQANKKYLKKFQDKLKTLKNQEIQQEKEGKGFTTLNQLNPNYASMVYAMDKNIGKLIAKLKEKKLYENTTIIFTSDNGGLATIQKGYLQVAPTSVSPLRAGKGWLYEGGIRVPLLIKPTHFNKENQISNEPVVSHDFYSTITSLAKISLNSNHIVDGKDLSPILKNAKYKLKRKELFWHYPHYHGSGWTPGAAIKQGDWKLIEFYETNTKELYNLRTDIGEKQDLSSSNPEKVKALSLKLHELQQSMQAKQATLNPKYKNEK; from the coding sequence ATGCAATTTCTAAAAAAATATCTTTCGGCAATAATTATAATTTTTACACTTACTTCTTGTTCGTCAATAAAGAAAAAAACACCACTTAAAAACAAACAAAATTTCTTGTTTATTTTGGTTGATGATTTAGGCTGGATGGATGTTGGTTATAATGGAAGTACCTTTTACGAAACACCAAATATTGATGCCTTAAGTAAAAACAGTGTGCAATTTACAAATGCTTATGCTTCAGCATCAATTTGTTCTCCCACCAGAGCCTCTATTTTAACTGGTAAACATCCTGCCAGATTAAATATAACAGATTGGATTCCTGGAAACGACCCAAAAAACAGAAAATTATTGGGTCCTAAAGATTTAGATAGTTTGCCCTTAAACGAAGTTACCATTGCAGAAATATTACAAAAAGATGGGTACGAAACTTTTTTTGCAGGAAAATGGCATTTAGGAGACGAAGGTTTTTTTCCAGAAAATCAAGGGTTTAAAACCAATATTGCTGGTAACCATGTTGGGCATCCTCCTGGAGGTTATTATTCGCCTTATAAAAACCCTAAATTAAAAGATGGCCCAATTGGAGAATATTTAACGGATAGGCTAACCAATGAATCTACCTCATTTTTAGATACCATTAGCTACAAACCATTTTTTCTTTATCTAAATTATTACACGGTACACACACCTATTCAAGCAAATAAAAAATATCTTAAGAAATTTCAAGACAAATTAAAAACTTTAAAAAATCAAGAAATTCAACAAGAAAAAGAAGGTAAAGGTTTTACAACCTTAAATCAATTAAACCCCAATTATGCCTCTATGGTTTACGCGATGGATAAGAATATTGGTAAACTTATTGCTAAATTAAAAGAGAAAAAACTATATGAGAATACAACCATTATTTTCACTTCAGACAATGGCGGTTTGGCAACCATACAAAAAGGATATTTGCAAGTAGCACCAACATCTGTTTCACCATTAAGAGCGGGGAAAGGGTGGTTGTATGAAGGAGGTATTCGTGTACCATTACTTATAAAACCCACACATTTTAACAAAGAAAACCAAATAAGTAACGAACCTGTTGTAAGCCATGATTTTTATTCAACGATAACTTCTTTGGCTAAAATTTCATTGAATTCCAATCACATAGTAGATGGTAAGGATTTGAGTCCAATTTTAAAAAATGCTAAATACAAATTAAAAAGAAAAGAGCTTTTTTGGCACTATCCACATTACCATGGTAGTGGCTGGACGCCTGGAGCAGCCATAAAACAAGGAGATTGGAAACTTATCGAGTTTTACGAAACCAACACAAAAGAACTCTATAATTTAAGAACTGACATAGGAGAAAAACAAGACCTTTCTAGTAGCAACCCAGAAAAAGTAAAAGCGCTTAGTTTAAAATTGCACGAATTGCAACAATCCATGCAGGCCAAACAAGCTACTTTAAATCCTAAATACAAAAATGAAAAATAG
- a CDS encoding acyltransferase family protein, with protein MKNRILALDVMRGYTIAAMILVSTPATWEHVYLPVTHAAWNNTTPTDLIFPFFIFIVGIAIAISLGNKKDKGTSTKALYPKIILRFLKIMAVGILLNLFPNFDFLNYGWSGIGYTGVLARISIVYVVCAFLFLHTHWKQQLYTGIVILVGYWLCMYFIPIPNLGTGILEPGKNVAHWIDSYVLNLTKGQWVPEGFFSTFPAIVTGILGMLTGTLLTSKKTLPEKIMWLFFLGFTALLIGIVWSWHFPLNKNIWSSSFVLYAGGFAMLTLAASVFLIDYLGYKKGTKMGVVFGSNAITMYVLFHVLHPVFLDWNLINGQSTNIWFFETVTSLGVTPKLASLLYAIAYTLLCYIPAYWLYKKRIFIKL; from the coding sequence ATGAAAAATAGAATTTTAGCCTTAGATGTTATGCGCGGCTATACCATAGCTGCCATGATTTTGGTAAGCACGCCTGCAACTTGGGAACATGTATATTTACCCGTGACACATGCTGCCTGGAACAACACTACACCTACTGATCTAATATTTCCATTTTTTATTTTTATTGTGGGCATTGCTATTGCCATTTCTCTTGGGAATAAAAAAGACAAAGGAACCTCAACTAAAGCACTTTACCCTAAAATAATTTTACGCTTTTTAAAAATTATGGCTGTGGGCATACTTTTAAACCTTTTTCCAAACTTCGACTTTTTAAATTATGGGTGGTCTGGAATTGGTTATACTGGTGTTCTTGCTAGAATTTCTATTGTCTATGTAGTCTGTGCATTTCTATTTTTACATACCCATTGGAAACAACAACTATATACGGGAATTGTTATTTTAGTTGGTTATTGGTTATGTATGTATTTTATACCTATTCCTAATTTAGGAACCGGCATTTTAGAACCTGGGAAAAATGTAGCACATTGGATAGACTCTTATGTTTTAAATCTTACAAAAGGCCAATGGGTTCCAGAGGGATTCTTTAGTACATTTCCTGCAATTGTTACCGGAATTTTAGGAATGCTAACAGGAACGCTTTTAACTTCCAAAAAAACACTCCCAGAAAAAATAATGTGGCTTTTCTTTTTAGGCTTTACTGCTTTATTAATTGGTATTGTATGGAGTTGGCATTTTCCTTTAAACAAAAATATTTGGTCTAGTTCTTTTGTATTGTATGCTGGTGGCTTTGCGATGCTTACTCTTGCTGCATCTGTATTCTTAATAGATTATTTAGGTTATAAAAAAGGAACTAAAATGGGCGTTGTATTTGGCTCTAATGCCATTACAATGTATGTTTTATTTCATGTTTTGCATCCTGTTTTTTTAGATTGGAACTTGATAAACGGACAGTCAACCAATATTTGGTTTTTTGAAACAGTAACTTCTTTGGGTGTTACCCCAAAGTTAGCATCTTTATTATACGCTATTGCTTACACTTTGCTTTGCTATATACCTGCTTATTGGTTATATAAAAAACGTATTTTTATAAAACTATAA
- a CDS encoding sugar-binding domain-containing protein, which yields MVKDLSGTWNVFLDSLNKGLPKELISENTLQLPGSLNENGYGVKTIVADTAMLTPNYKYVGRAYYSKNIEIPKKWKNKKIELFLERVLWESKVYVDGIEKDTKDALGTPHIHNLGNLTPGNHTLTIRVNNEMIHDIGKKGHAYTEHTQTLWNGIVGRMELIAKNNLHIEKTTISGNFDGDEISVKLNIRGQLPQKATINFVISNLETGEIVLTSKKTGNEFEKAFKISLNKAVKPWSEFTPNLYELKTSLEVDHKVIASSTESFGLRKVSQDGTKININNMPIFLRGNLDNVHFPLTGYPSCKVEDWERIFKIYKDYGLNHVRFHSWCPPEAAFVAADKLGIYIQAEASVWIDWWMKNTVGVGKSPERDKFIRAEMDRVIDTYGNHPSFIMFGIGNELGSADFDVTDKWIGELKKRDPRRLYAVSTARKITKHCDYAATHFIDGVGLVRGTLKPSTNWDYENVYGPNNIPIIAHEIGQWPVYPNWEEIKKYTGALKARNFEAFREQARKNGIENQSRDFQLASGALNQLLYKYEIESFLRTPSCAGIQLLGINDYPGQGEALIGWLDAFWDSKNITTPKEFRKHFNTTVPLARFEKFVFTNDETLTVTSEISHYNKHDLKDKTIVYSVSDETNKILFSERLMNKTIKNGTVTSVGTHQFSLQTIKKATQLKIEIAIEGTEFKNDWNVWVFPKKTPKVVNNTVLETNSFDETTLKALEEGKSVLLNASKLGSTKTSVKFDFYSLYWSLTYFSGQGKTNIGLLVDHKNNAFSKFPTNFHSDWQWEPISKNSKAFVLNELPANYIPIAQPIDDFHRNNKMGILFELKVGKGKLMVSGFDITNNTSPATQQLKFSLLKYMNSKNFDPTTSVSKEWLSGLFSLTASTNNVTIPKQYKDPIVYIKASGKLKENANIAWKKDNDQSLLLFNSNYTVTTKHQNKEGWNSNETSLVINCPKGILGTFYLKLKNTKNIEFINFEGRTTSNKKVNNNGLIKYHIMREDSQDGVLKLKLKSKDLVIDEIAIIKE from the coding sequence ATGGTAAAAGACCTTTCAGGAACGTGGAACGTTTTTTTAGACTCTTTAAATAAAGGACTTCCAAAAGAGTTAATTTCAGAAAACACGCTACAACTTCCAGGATCATTAAATGAAAATGGGTATGGGGTTAAAACTATAGTTGCAGATACTGCTATGTTAACTCCTAATTACAAATATGTTGGTCGAGCGTACTATTCTAAAAATATAGAAATTCCTAAAAAATGGAAAAATAAAAAAATTGAATTGTTTTTAGAGCGTGTATTGTGGGAGTCTAAAGTGTATGTAGATGGTATCGAAAAAGATACCAAAGATGCTTTGGGTACGCCTCATATTCATAATTTAGGAAATTTAACTCCAGGAAACCATACATTAACTATTCGTGTAAACAATGAAATGATTCACGACATTGGTAAAAAAGGTCACGCTTACACAGAGCATACACAAACCTTATGGAATGGTATTGTGGGCAGAATGGAACTCATTGCTAAAAATAATCTTCATATTGAAAAAACAACGATTTCTGGTAATTTTGATGGAGATGAAATTTCAGTAAAATTAAATATTCGAGGACAGTTGCCACAAAAAGCAACAATAAATTTTGTGATTTCTAATTTAGAAACAGGCGAAATTGTGCTTACCTCTAAAAAAACTGGTAATGAATTCGAAAAAGCATTTAAAATTTCTTTAAATAAAGCAGTAAAACCATGGAGTGAATTCACACCAAATTTATACGAATTAAAAACAAGTTTAGAGGTTGATCATAAAGTTATAGCCTCTTCTACAGAGTCGTTTGGATTAAGAAAGGTAAGTCAAGATGGTACTAAAATAAATATCAATAATATGCCTATTTTTTTAAGAGGAAATTTAGACAATGTTCATTTTCCACTAACTGGCTATCCTTCTTGCAAAGTCGAAGATTGGGAACGTATTTTTAAAATATATAAAGATTATGGACTGAATCATGTCCGTTTTCATTCTTGGTGTCCGCCAGAAGCTGCTTTTGTAGCTGCCGATAAATTAGGTATTTATATTCAAGCAGAAGCAAGTGTTTGGATAGACTGGTGGATGAAAAACACTGTTGGTGTTGGAAAATCTCCTGAACGAGATAAATTTATTCGTGCAGAAATGGATCGTGTTATAGATACTTACGGAAACCACCCTTCTTTTATAATGTTCGGTATCGGAAACGAATTAGGAAGTGCCGATTTTGATGTTACTGATAAATGGATTGGCGAATTAAAAAAACGTGACCCGAGAAGATTATATGCAGTATCTACCGCAAGAAAAATAACCAAACATTGCGATTATGCTGCCACACATTTTATAGACGGTGTAGGTTTGGTAAGAGGTACCCTAAAACCTAGTACAAATTGGGATTATGAAAATGTATATGGTCCAAATAACATTCCCATTATTGCACATGAAATTGGGCAATGGCCTGTGTACCCAAATTGGGAAGAAATTAAAAAATATACGGGAGCTTTAAAAGCTAGAAATTTTGAAGCCTTTAGAGAACAAGCTCGCAAAAATGGTATTGAAAACCAATCGAGAGACTTTCAGTTGGCATCAGGAGCTTTAAATCAACTTTTATACAAATATGAAATCGAGTCTTTTTTAAGAACGCCGAGTTGTGCAGGAATTCAATTATTAGGCATTAACGATTACCCTGGTCAGGGAGAAGCTTTAATTGGCTGGTTAGATGCTTTTTGGGATTCTAAAAACATTACAACACCTAAAGAATTTAGAAAGCACTTTAATACTACTGTACCTTTGGCAAGGTTTGAAAAATTTGTTTTTACAAATGATGAAACCTTAACCGTTACATCTGAAATTTCTCATTATAATAAACATGATTTAAAAGATAAAACGATTGTATATAGTGTTTCTGATGAAACTAACAAGATTTTATTTTCAGAAAGACTAATGAACAAAACAATTAAAAATGGAACAGTAACGTCTGTGGGCACACATCAATTTTCACTACAAACAATTAAAAAAGCAACTCAATTAAAAATAGAAATTGCTATTGAAGGTACAGAATTTAAAAATGATTGGAATGTTTGGGTGTTTCCTAAAAAAACGCCAAAAGTAGTAAATAACACTGTTTTAGAAACCAATTCTTTTGATGAAACCACCTTAAAAGCCTTGGAAGAAGGAAAATCGGTATTACTGAATGCTTCTAAATTAGGTTCCACAAAAACCAGTGTAAAATTTGATTTTTATTCTCTGTATTGGTCGCTAACTTATTTTTCTGGACAAGGAAAAACAAATATTGGCTTGTTAGTTGATCACAAAAATAACGCGTTTTCTAAATTTCCAACCAATTTTCATAGCGATTGGCAATGGGAACCCATTAGTAAAAACTCAAAAGCCTTCGTTTTGAATGAATTACCTGCAAACTACATACCTATAGCTCAACCCATAGACGATTTTCATAGAAATAATAAAATGGGCATTCTATTCGAATTAAAAGTTGGTAAAGGAAAATTAATGGTTTCTGGTTTCGATATTACTAATAACACTTCTCCTGCAACTCAACAATTAAAATTCAGCTTACTAAAATACATGAATTCTAAAAATTTCGACCCAACAACTTCTGTATCTAAAGAATGGTTGTCTGGCTTATTTTCACTTACCGCTTCAACAAATAATGTAACCATTCCTAAACAATATAAAGACCCTATTGTTTATATAAAAGCTTCCGGAAAACTAAAAGAAAACGCTAATATAGCATGGAAAAAAGATAACGATCAATCTCTTCTTTTATTCAATTCTAACTATACCGTTACTACAAAACATCAAAATAAAGAGGGTTGGAATAGCAACGAAACCAGTTTGGTAATTAATTGCCCAAAAGGTATTTTAGGTACATTCTACCTTAAATTAAAAAACACCAAAAATATTGAATTTATTAATTTTGAAGGTCGTACAACATCAAACAAAAAAGTAAACAACAACGGACTTATAAAATACCATATCATGCGTGAAGATAGCCAAGATGGGGTGTTAAAATTAAAATTGAAGAGTAAAGATTTAGTTATTGATGAGATTGCCATAATAAAAGAATAA